Proteins co-encoded in one Capsicum annuum cultivar UCD-10X-F1 chromosome 9, UCD10Xv1.1, whole genome shotgun sequence genomic window:
- the LOC107842253 gene encoding UDP-glycosyltransferase 73C3, which yields MASLYKDLHFLLIPLMSQSHIIPLNDFAKLLALHGVHVSIITTPFNAQKYKSIVTYATKFNLKIQLIPIHFPSQEVGLPQGCENLDALNSLELIKDFFLASDMMQEPLEKLIQDLEPKPSCIISTSPLIWTQQVANKFKIPRYVFQTISCFTLYCSNILNQTNIQDTLVVDSDSFLIPNVPHNIEFTKAQLPNGSQDMNSILDKMKKSQDLARGTLINSFEELESWYVDAYKKDVNKVFCVGSVSLCNKEMDDEMVDINCLNWLDSMKPKSVIYVCFGSLCNISFMQMKEIGLGLESSNVAFIWIIRGLNFTLEVEKWLRDENFEEKVKGRGMIIRGWAPQVMILSHPSVGGFLTHCGWNSTLEGISCGVPMITFPMFAEQFYNEKFIVNVLKTGVRVGVEVINDPWNKEKNGVPVNKDRIKKAIDQLMDKGLEGEERRKRAKELAQISKKAIQEEGSSYLNIKLLIEDVMHVLKNKVEKNE from the coding sequence ATGGCTTCTTTATATAAAGATCTTCATTTTCTATTGATACCTTTAATGTCACAAAGCCATATTATACCATTAAATGATTTTGCAAAATTACTAGCACTTCATGGTGTCCATGTCTCAATTATCACAACACCTTTTAATGCCCAAAAGTACAAATCTATAGTCACATATGCTACAAAATTCAATCTAAAAATCCAACTAATTCCTATACATTTTCCAAGTCAAGAAGTTGGATTACCTCAAGGATGTGAAAATTTGGACGCACTTAATTCACTAGAGTTGATTAAAGATTTCTTTTTGGCAAGTGATATGATGCAAGAACCATTAGAGAAATTGATACAAGATTTGGAACCAAAGCCAAGTTGTATTATTTCTACTAGTCCACTTATTTGGACTCAACAAGTTGCTAATAAGTTCAAGATTCCAAGGTATGTATTCCAAACAATTTCTTGTTTCACTTTATATTGTTCAAACATATTAAATCAAACGAATATACAAGATACCCTTGTAGTGGATTCTGATTCATTCTTGATCCCTAATGTTCCACACAATATTGAGTTTACAAAAGCTCAATTGCCTAATGGTTCTCAAGATATGAATAGTATTTTGGACAAAATGAAGAAGTCCCAAGATTTGGCAAGAGGTACTTTGATCAATAGTTTTGAAGAATTGGAGTCTTGGTATGTTGATGCATACAAGAAAGATGTGAACAAAGTATTTTGTGTTGGTTCAGTATCATTATGTAACAAAGAAATGGATGATGAAATGGTTGATATTAATTGTTTGAATTGGCTTGATTCTATGAAGCCAAAATCAGTAATTTATGTTTGTTTTGGTAGTCTTTGTAACATTTCATTCATGCAAATGAAGGAAATTGGATTAGGGTTAGAGTCATCAAATGTGGCTTTCATTTGGATAATTAGAGGGCTAAATTTTACATTAGAAGTTGAAAAATGGCTAAGGGATGAAAATTTTGAAGAGAAGGTTAAAGGAAGAGGGATGATTATTCGAGGGTGGGCCCCACAAGTTATGATATTATCTCATCCGTCTGTCGGAGGGTTTCTGACGCACTGTGGATGGAACTCGACTCTCGAAGGAATCTCATGCGGCGTGCCTATGATTACTTTTCCCATGTTCGCCGAGCAGTTTTACAACGAGAAGTTCATCGTGAACGTTCTGAAGACCGGAGTTCGAGTCGGCGTTGAAGTGATTAATGACCCTTGGAACAAAGAGAAGAATGGAGTGCCGGTCAACAAGGATCGAATAAAAAAAGCAATAGATCAATTGATGGATAAAGGATTAGAAggtgaagaaagaagaaaaagagcaaAGGAGCTAGCACAAATTTCAAAGAAGGCAATACAAGAAGAAGGTTCTTCTTACTTGAATATCAAATTATTAATTGAAGATGTCATGCATGTACtcaaaaataaagtggaaaaaaatGAGTGA
- the LOC107842252 gene encoding UDP-glycosyltransferase 73C4-like, with the protein MVDRGNKASIDEHICLNWLDSMEPKSVIYVCFGSLCNISFLQMKEIGLGLESSNVAFIWIIRGLDFTLEVEKWLRDVNFEERVKGRGMIIKGWAPQVMILSHPSVGGFLTHCGWNSTLEGISSGVPMITFPMFAEQFYNEKLIVNVLKIGVRVGVEVSIDSWNEEKNGVPVNKDQIKKAIDKLMDKGFESEERRKRAK; encoded by the coding sequence ATGGTTGATAGAGGCAACAAAGCTTCAATTGATgaacatatttgtttgaattgGCTTGATTCTATGGAGCCAAAATCAGTCATTTATGTTTGTTTTGGTAGCCTTTGTAACATTTCATTTTTGCAAATGAAGGAAATTGGATTAGGGTTAGAGTCATCAAATGTGGCTTTCATTTGGATAATTAGAGGGCTAGATTTTACATTAGAAGTCGAAAAGTGGCTAAGGGATGTAAATTTTGAAGAGAGGGTTAAAGGAAGAGGGATGATTATCAAAGGTTGGGCCCCACAAGTTATGATATTATCTCATCCGTCCGTTGGAGGGTTCCTGACTCACTGTGGATGGAACTCGACGTTAGAAGGAATTTCCAGTGGTGTACCAATGATTACTTTTCCTATGTTTGCCGAGCAGTTTTACAATGAGAAACTCATTGTAAATGTTTTGAAGATTGGAGTTCGAGTCGGGGTTGAAGTAAGTATTGACTCTTGGAACGAAGAGAAGAATGGAGTGCCAGTTAACAAGGATCAGATAAAAAAAGCAATAGATAAATTAATGGATAAAGGATTTGAAagtgaagaaagaagaaaaagagcaaAATAG